Below is a genomic region from Rouxiella chamberiensis.
CGTGGCTCGTTGAAATCGGCGAAATTATAGGTGCTGGAGAGGGTAATCGGTGGAACAACACAGCCATACTGCTGGTCAATGTTGAGTCCACTGCTAACCGCGATTGTGCCTTGCTTGAGCGTCATTATTGTTGCTCCCTGCCGGGGATGAAAAGAGGATGAGGGTGTAAAGATTAATCGTTAGCGGGATAGACGTCAATACATCTGGACATCTAAACTTCTTTGCGTATAGATTGAGCATTAGGATAATACCCGCTAAAATTAAGGCGGTATCGTGCAATTGGCAGAGGTAACGCGCTGATTGGCACAGTAAAGCACGAACCTGTATCCGCTGACAAAGTGAACAGCATTCAGGCCAGGATTATTGCGATGACCCGGTCGATATTGACCGCTTTACCTCTCCTGTAGCAGGCAAAAAGCAGGGTAACTTCAAGGTTATTTATGCAGCGTAAAGGACGACGGCTATAGTGAGATCTGCGGAAATCGGGCATAATCCCCGGGTTTTCAGAATTTTATTTTTATTTGATAAATTTAAGGTGTCCCATGGCTGAGTGGAACGGCGAATATGTCAGCCCCTACGCTGAACACGGTAAGAAAAGCGAACAAGTTAAAAAGATTACGGTTTCCATTCCTCTGAAAGTATTGAAGATTTTGACGGATGAGCGCACGCGCCGCCAGGTTAACAACCTGCGCCATGCCACAAACAGCGAACTGCTGTGCGAAGCTTTCCTGCATGCCTTTACGGGCCAGCCGCTGCCAAACGATGAAGACCTGCGTAAAGAACGTAGCGACGAGATTCCGGAAGCCGCCAAAATTCTCATGCGTGAACTGGGTGTAGATCCCGATACCTGGGAATATTAAGCTTGCCGGGCAGGCTCGATATGAAGAGTTGAGTTAATACGTCGGAGTTTCTGTTTTCTACGAAATTCAGGCATTAAAAAAGGCGCCATCGGCGCCTTTTTCACTGTCGAGCGTAGCTTATTTGCTGCTCGGTACGCTGAAACGCTTGTTGAAGCGGTCAACGCGGCCACCGGTAGTCACTTCACGTTGCTTACCAGTGTAGAACGGGTGGCATTCACCACAAACGTCCAGGTTCAGGTCGTGACCAACAGTAGAACCGATTTTGATAACGTTACCGCAAGAACAGTTAGCAGTAACAACTTCGTATTTAGGGTGGATACCTTGTTTCATGAGAAAACCTCTGTTTAGGCCGTGTCGCTATCCAACCGTGTTTCCGTCGGACACCACACGTAGTGTTAATGATTAGTTCTCTGATACGGAATGCATCAAAGGCGGCGAATCATACAGAATATAATCTGACCGCGCAATCATGTTCATGCATTCCGAGTCACACAGTGTACACTATCTCGTCAATTTTTTACAGTCTGGATTGAAAATGCCCGTTGCCCACGTTGCTTTACCCGTTCCGCTTCACCGCACCTTCGACTATTTACTGCCCGCCGGAATGCAGGTCGTCGCCGGTTGTCGGGTTAGCGTGCCTTTCGGAAAACGCGATGCGGTCGGGATTGTTATCGGCGTCGGCGACAGCAGCGATTTTCCGATTGAGAAACTCAAACCCG
It encodes:
- the metJ gene encoding met regulon transcriptional regulator MetJ, producing MAEWNGEYVSPYAEHGKKSEQVKKITVSIPLKVLKILTDERTRRQVNNLRHATNSELLCEAFLHAFTGQPLPNDEDLRKERSDEIPEAAKILMRELGVDPDTWEY
- the rpmE gene encoding 50S ribosomal protein L31, with the protein product MKQGIHPKYEVVTANCSCGNVIKIGSTVGHDLNLDVCGECHPFYTGKQREVTTGGRVDRFNKRFSVPSSK